In Aspergillus nidulans FGSC A4 chromosome II, the genomic stretch GTTGACCCTGACTTCCCATTCTGCTCCAGGTCGTGTAACGCCCAGCTAATGAATGTATAGTCTAACTGGGGCGCATGCCAGGCCACTGGTAAAGGTTGCACGTTTGACGTGGAATTGACAGGCCCCGAGTCTTCTACCGAAGTATGCTATCAAGGCAGCGTCTCGTCGAAATTCGTAGATGCTCGCAGCGTGGAGGATATCCAGGCGACGCTAGCTTTCGCTGAGAAGAACAATCTGCATTTGGTGATCAAGAACACTGGTCATGACTACACAGGCCGCAGCTCTGGTGCAGGCTCTTTAGGCTTATGGTACTTTGCTTTTCCATACTATTGCAGCTTTGTGAGATAGTGTACTGAACATCTCAGGACGCACCATATTCAACCGCCACTCAAGCTGGGGCAGGACTTCGTCCCAGAAGCTTGCACTGAAGCCGTGGGAGACGCTATCACCTTTGGCGCTGGGCAGCAGTTCTCGGGGATCTACGAATTCGCCCATCAACATAACTATCGCGTAGTGGGAGGCGCTTCAAACACCGTTGGTGCAGCCGGCGGCTGGATCACTGGCGGCGGGCACAGTATGCTTTCAAATGAGCTCGGTAAGGCCCCATTGCCTGGCCCTGAATACTCCTGGTTCTGAAGCAGCGGACTGACTGCCAAAGGACTGGGCGTGGATAACGCTCTACAGCTGAGGGCCGTTCTTCCCAATGGTACTTATGTCACGGCCAATCGGTGTCTAAACCAGGACATCTTTTACGCCCTccgaggcggcggaggcggcacATTTGGAGTGGTTACGGAAATGAGCATGCTCGTCCACCCCGAAAAGCCTACAATCCTCGCGCTGGCCACTTTTCCGAATATCAGTTTCGCCACTGCATCGCAGTTTATCtccgtcgccgtcgccaaTGCCGACAAATGGGCTTCTGAAGGTTGGGGAGGATACATCCAACTCGGCCCACTGGGCTACGGCGTCTCGACCTTCTTCATGTCTACGTCACTGCTCAACCTATCCGCTGCTGAGGCTTCAATGAAGCCTGTCACAGACCTTGCAAGCAGTCTCGGTACACTCGCGACGGGCAGTGTGACCCTCTTCGACACATATTACCATGTCATACAAGCTCTCATTGGCGATGAATCATCGTCCGGCCTGAGCGGAGGCGGCCCGATGGCTGTATCCTCCCGAATCATACCGCGGCGGTCCTTCCAAGGCACAACCAACCAGAATAAACTCACATCCATTCTCACCAAAATCCTCACAGATTCCCAGAGCGACTACCACAGTCCGACCTCACCAGTGGCGCCTCTCTTTATATGCGTCACTGCGCCGACGATCTACTCTCAAAACCTCCCTGAGTCAGACCGACCCGGAAGACCAGGCGCTTCTTCCGTAACAATTGCCTGGCGCACGGGGCTCTGGCATTCCGTCCATATTTTACCATTCGCAGACAGCACAATTGGCCATCCTAATGCAGTGCGGGATATTTTCCAGGCGGTTCACGATAGGATGAATCCGCTGCGGCATTTTACGCCGCATGCAGGGGCGTATCTAAATGAAGCCGACACCTTCGAGACGGATCCTATAGACTCATTCTGGGGGAAGGAGAATTATGCCCGGCTGTTagccatcaaggaggagatcgaTCCAACGAATCTCCTAACCGTGCATCAGGGAGTGGGGTGGGAGAGTAGCGATACGCGGTATAAATGTTATCCGGGCTTGGATATTGTATGAATTGCCATCTTGGCTACCTCAAGTATACTAGGTATAGACTGTCGGCCTTTTGGGTTGATGTCTCGTCCGAAAATAAAGAGCAATACACCGGCACGTAGACAAGGAGTAAACAAAGGTCGGTTTGGAATCGGCCGAGAGACCGGGCGAGACACATTGGTTGGCTCGGTTCCCCGCCACGCCGCCTTTGCTGGCCGCAGTTTTCCCCGGACAGCGCTTGACTAACCCCCTTCACTGGCCCTCTCATTCGCTGTGCTTTATCCCGAGGCCTGATCAGCTCCACGTCCGCACGCAGTAACCAGGAATTCTTCGCCTCCGACTTTCTGGTCTTATTTATCCATCGTCCTCTCTTCTGTTATCAACGAAGtacctttccttcctcctgTTCTCACATTCCCTTTTTCGGTCTCCCTCAATATGACGAATAACAAGTTAACGGGCGCTGATGTCGCCAAGCACAACTCCAAGGACTCTTGCTGGGTCATTGTACACGGAAAAGCCTATGACGTGACCGAGTTTTTGCCAGGTATGTTCTACCAATTCCATCGAGTGCATCAGCGATATACTGACAATTGACGATTAAGAACACCCTGGTGGCCAGAAGATCATTCTCAAGTACGCCGGCAAAGATGCGACCGAAGAATTCGACCCCATCCACCCCCCAGATACCCTCGACAAGTACCTCGACTCCTCAAAACACCTGGGCGAAGTCGATATGGCGACcgttgagcaggaggagaaggctcATGACCCCGAAGAAGATGCTCGCCAAGAGCGCATCGAGCGCATGCCCCCTCTCTCGGCATGCTACAATCTGCTAGATTTCGAGACTGTTGCGCGGAGCGTGATGAAGAAGACTGCTTGGGCTTATTATTCTAGCGGTGCGGATGATGAAATTGTACGTACGGCCGCGTTTGTTTTCTTTGGTTCTGGTAGGAAACTAATCTCTCCGACAGACTATGCGCGAGAACCACCAAGCCTTCCAGAAGATCTGGTTCCGGCCCCGAGTTCTAGTTGATGTCGAGAACGTGGACTTCTCGACCAAGATGCTGGGCACCAAGTGCTCGATCCCGTTCTATGTCACGGCAACTGCTCTTGGAAAGCTAGGTAATCCTGAGGGCGAAGTTGTTCTGACTCGCGCGGCACACGACCATGATGTCATTCAGATGATCCCCACCCTTGCCTCGTGCTCT encodes the following:
- a CDS encoding uncharacterized protein (transcript_id=CADANIAT00004798); its protein translation is MLCLLLAALFSAANVLAHRPTAALSSVSQAAWAAFNESVNGHLYNGEPFLAPCYFQYDGQAQGSDVKECTVLQNGRTNGRFTSDHFGGYRQSNWGACQATGKGCTFDVELTGPESSTEVCYQGSVSSKFVDARSVEDIQATLAFAEKNNLHLVIKNTGHDYTGRSSGAGSLGLWTHHIQPPLKLGQDFVPEACTEAVGDAITFGAGQQFSGIYEFAHQHNYRVVGGASNTVGAAGGWITGGGHSMLSNELGLGVDNALQLRAVLPNGTYVTANRCLNQDIFYALRGGGGGTFGVVTEMSMLVHPEKPTILALATFPNISFATASQFISVAVANADKWASEGWGGYIQLGPLGYGVSTFFMSTSLLNLSAAEASMKPVTDLASSLGTLATGSVTLFDTYYHVIQALIGDESSSGLSGGGPMAVSSRIIPRRSFQGTTNQNKLTSILTKILTDSQSDYHSPTSPVAPLFICVTAPTIYSQNLPESDRPGRPGASSVTIAWRTGLWHSVHILPFADSTIGHPNAVRDIFQAVHDRMNPLRHFTPHAGAYLNEADTFETDPIDSFWGKENYARLLAIKEEIDPTNLLTVHQGVGWESSDTRYKCYPGLDIV